One window of Chamaesiphon minutus PCC 6605 genomic DNA carries:
- a CDS encoding glucose 1-dehydrogenase produces the protein MKGLAGKTALITGASSGIGQAIAIRLAQEGCNVAINYRKSVEEAAETEAQAMQTACGQVENCGVKSLLVQGDVSKEEDVIESIEMVVERFGSLDILINNAGIQTESPSHELSAAEFDRVLDINLRGAFLCARETIKHLLSRQKSGSIINISSVHEIIPRPTYLSYSISKGGMGNLTKTLALEYADRQIRVNAIAPGATVTPINQDWIDNPDKKAVVESHIPMGRAGTSEEMAAAVAFLASDEAAYITGQTLYIDGGLTLYADFRESWSA, from the coding sequence ATGAAAGGATTAGCTGGAAAGACGGCATTAATTACAGGGGCGAGTTCGGGCATCGGTCAAGCGATCGCCATTCGACTCGCTCAAGAAGGTTGCAATGTTGCCATCAACTACCGTAAAAGTGTTGAAGAAGCTGCCGAGACTGAAGCACAGGCGATGCAAACAGCTTGTGGGCAAGTCGAAAATTGCGGCGTAAAATCGCTACTGGTTCAGGGCGATGTATCTAAAGAAGAGGACGTTATCGAATCGATCGAGATGGTTGTCGAGCGATTTGGGAGTTTAGATATCCTGATTAATAATGCCGGAATTCAAACAGAGTCTCCTTCCCACGAGCTATCAGCCGCTGAATTCGATCGAGTTTTAGATATCAATCTTCGGGGTGCATTTCTGTGTGCGCGGGAGACAATTAAACATCTATTATCGCGACAAAAATCTGGCAGTATTATCAATATTTCTAGCGTCCATGAAATCATTCCGCGTCCTACATATTTAAGCTATTCAATTAGCAAAGGTGGGATGGGGAACTTGACCAAAACGCTGGCATTAGAATATGCCGATCGACAGATCCGAGTTAATGCGATCGCGCCTGGTGCGACTGTGACACCAATCAATCAAGACTGGATCGACAACCCAGACAAAAAAGCTGTTGTCGAGAGCCATATTCCGATGGGGCGGGCTGGCACATCCGAAGAAATGGCTGCCGCCGTCGCATTTCTCGCTTCAGATGAAGCCGCTTACATTACCGGACAAACACTGTATATCGATGGTGGACTCACCCTCTACGCTGATTTTCGCGAATCCTGGTCTGCCTAA
- a CDS encoding sensor histidine kinase — translation MFDRSRRNLAYWFTLSMGSIVLIFASVIYYQQAVERLQQSDRQLYRKASLMAANIDYARHDGKEHLDLSNVPILGSYAPPVDNNLVYVRWYSATGKLQRFYGTQPSDRIRSTAAFETIDDRTEWLRQLTLPVEYNSRTIGYLQIAIPLTDDRDILRELLMVMAISVPLTLGAVSLVGWYLGGMAMQPIRHTYAHLQRFTSDASHELRAPLAAILSNAQVGLMSPLEAGQPKHIRLEKIAQTAKSMNQLVTELLFLARQAGRLDANSIRSIHLNNLLKETIATASVQSVAHHLTLDTELPEENIFINGNPDLLMQAIANLLTNACKYTLPGGKVYLRLVSQYHRILIHVEDTGIGICATDLPHIFERFYRVDAQRSRDKGGTGLGLAIAHQIIAAHGGYLTASSQIGRGSLFQIEFPVV, via the coding sequence ATGTTCGATCGTAGCCGCCGCAATCTGGCCTACTGGTTTACGCTGTCGATGGGGAGCATCGTGCTCATTTTTGCCAGCGTCATTTATTACCAGCAAGCAGTCGAGCGGCTCCAACAAAGCGATCGGCAGCTCTACCGGAAAGCTAGCCTCATGGCGGCCAATATCGATTATGCGCGGCACGATGGTAAGGAGCACCTCGATCTGAGCAATGTACCAATTTTGGGGAGCTACGCGCCGCCTGTCGATAACAATTTGGTCTATGTTCGGTGGTATTCAGCCACTGGCAAGCTCCAACGGTTTTATGGCACACAACCCTCAGATCGAATTCGATCGACCGCAGCTTTTGAAACCATCGACGATCGCACCGAATGGCTGCGGCAATTAACGCTGCCAGTCGAATACAACAGTCGCACGATCGGCTACCTCCAGATTGCCATTCCCTTGACGGACGATCGAGACATACTTAGAGAATTACTGATGGTCATGGCGATCTCCGTGCCCTTGACGCTGGGCGCAGTTAGTTTAGTGGGTTGGTATTTGGGCGGGATGGCAATGCAACCCATTCGACACACCTACGCTCACCTGCAAAGATTTACGTCTGATGCCTCCCACGAATTAAGGGCACCGCTAGCCGCGATCCTCAGCAATGCTCAGGTTGGTCTGATGAGTCCACTTGAAGCAGGTCAGCCCAAGCACATTCGCTTAGAAAAAATCGCGCAAACGGCTAAGTCGATGAATCAGTTAGTGACGGAGCTGTTGTTCTTAGCACGACAGGCTGGACGATTAGATGCCAACTCGATCCGATCGATTCACCTCAACAATTTACTCAAAGAGACAATCGCTACTGCATCAGTACAGAGCGTTGCCCACCATTTAACGCTCGATACAGAACTGCCAGAAGAGAATATTTTCATTAACGGCAATCCCGACTTATTAATGCAAGCGATCGCCAATCTCCTCACCAATGCTTGCAAATACACCTTGCCTGGAGGTAAGGTGTATTTGCGATTGGTAAGTCAATATCATCGCATTTTAATTCACGTAGAAGATACTGGCATCGGCATTTGTGCAACAGACCTGCCGCATATTTTTGAACGATTTTACCGAGTCGATGCACAGCGATCGCGCGACAAAGGTGGCACTGGCTTGGGGTTGGCGATCGCCCACCAAATTATTGCAGCTCACGGCGGCTATTTAACAGCCAGCAGCCAGATCGGGCGGGGTTCCCTATTTCAAATTGAATTTCCAGTCGTTTAA
- a CDS encoding bacteriorhodopsin, translating to MNLQTTLHWLYVAGMTIGALHFWSLSRNPKGVPQSEYLVAIFIPIWSGLAYMSMALGQGKVEVAGRIVHYARYIDWMVTTPLLLLTLAWTAMQFIKKDWTLIGFLMSTQIVVITTGLIADLSSQNWVRYLWYICGTAAFLVVLWGIWVPLRAKARGQGSELATLYQKLTTYFTVLWIGYPVVWMIGPSGVGLVNQDIDTLLFCILPFFSKVGFSFLDLHGLRGLQNRQSETGFVGEASRNENRAAVGVASPLENRVLHFLGVVNGLLPASGASRSQTRRRSPEWQLVRSRSNYRSRIYLYIKESTDND from the coding sequence ATGAACTTACAGACAACTTTGCATTGGTTGTATGTCGCGGGAATGACGATCGGGGCGTTACATTTTTGGTCTTTGAGCCGCAACCCCAAAGGCGTTCCTCAGTCTGAATATTTAGTGGCAATTTTTATTCCGATTTGGTCGGGACTGGCATATATGTCAATGGCTTTGGGTCAGGGCAAAGTCGAAGTTGCCGGACGCATCGTTCACTATGCCCGCTATATCGATTGGATGGTGACTACGCCACTGTTATTACTGACACTTGCTTGGACGGCGATGCAGTTCATTAAGAAAGATTGGACTCTAATTGGCTTTTTGATGAGTACACAGATAGTCGTCATTACGACTGGATTAATTGCCGATCTTTCATCCCAAAATTGGGTGAGATATCTCTGGTACATTTGCGGCACGGCAGCTTTCCTGGTGGTGCTGTGGGGGATTTGGGTACCGTTACGGGCCAAGGCAAGGGGTCAAGGAAGCGAACTAGCGACACTTTATCAGAAGTTGACGACTTACTTTACCGTACTGTGGATTGGCTACCCAGTTGTCTGGATGATTGGCCCCTCTGGGGTGGGATTAGTGAACCAAGATATCGACACTCTGTTGTTTTGTATCTTGCCTTTTTTCTCCAAGGTTGGCTTTAGCTTTCTCGACTTACATGGTTTGAGAGGTTTGCAAAATCGTCAGTCAGAAACGGGTTTCGTTGGCGAAGCCTCTCGGAACGAGAATCGCGCTGCCGTTGGCGTAGCCTCTCCCTTGGAGAATCGGGTTTTACACTTTTTGGGAGTCGTTAATGGCTTGTTACCAGCATCTGGAGCCAGTCGCAGCCAAACTCGTCGCCGATCGCCAGAGTGGCAACTCGTGCGATCGAGATCGAACTACCGATCGAGAATATATCTCTACATTAAAGAGTCCACCGACAACGATTAA
- a CDS encoding MGH1-like glycoside hydrolase domain-containing protein, translating into MTAEEERLTADRNRQAYWRRWGPYLSERQWGTVREDYSADGNAWAHFPHDQARSRAYRWGEDGIAGISDNHQRLCFAIALWNGKDPILKERLFGLTGPEGNHGEDVKEYYFYLDNTPSHAYMKYLYKYPHTAFPYTQLVQENQRRGYHEPEVELADTGIFDDDRYFDIYIEYAKATDEDILIQITAINHGAEQSTLHLLPTLWFRNTWSWDLNSPKPQLQQGDSKGASSVITASHPTLGDRYLYCQSTALLFTENETNSDRLFGTPNSSPYVKDGIHDYIINGRTEAVNPQQIGTKAAADYELTLAAHQSQTIQLRLTNRADLATPFAEFADVFALRQQEADEFYQRITPNQISDDARNIQRQAFAGLLWTKQYYHYVVADWLQGDPTQPPPQRHNPRNSDWIHLFNDDIISMPDKWEFPWFAAWDLAFHCIPLATIDPDFAKRQLQRLTREWYMHPNGQIPAYEWHFGDVNPPVHAWATWRVYQIEQELYGRSDAQFLERVFQKLLLNFTWWVNQKDHNGNNIFQGGFLGLDNIGIFDRSAELPTGGYLEQSDATSWMGMYCLNMLEIALELTKTNPTYEDIASKFFEHFLYISDAMNHVGEENVPLWDEEERFFYDVLHLPDDRHHHLKVRSMVGLVPLFATGILESSTLDRLPDFKRRFEWFIDNRPNLQRNLAALSTSGARSRRLLAIVNPIERLKHVLQRLLDETEFLSPYGVRSLSKIHAKQPYTFAEGGQIHTIAYEPAESTTGMFGGNSNWRGPIWLPMNFLIIESLQKFHSYLGDEFTVECPTGSGQWLTLAEVATELSHRIIGIFEQNAAGNRPVHGGNHRFHTNPHCQNLLLFYEYFNGDNGAGLGANHQTGWTGLVATLIRDCSESDITQTQYLQSISSTVDRC; encoded by the coding sequence ATGACCGCAGAAGAGGAACGACTGACAGCAGACAGAAATCGCCAAGCCTACTGGCGCAGATGGGGACCTTATTTGAGCGAACGTCAGTGGGGCACCGTTCGAGAAGATTATAGTGCCGATGGTAATGCTTGGGCACATTTTCCGCACGACCAGGCGCGCTCGCGAGCATATCGTTGGGGTGAAGATGGGATTGCCGGAATTTCTGATAATCATCAACGGTTGTGTTTTGCGATCGCATTATGGAATGGCAAAGATCCGATTCTCAAGGAGCGGCTATTTGGGCTGACTGGCCCCGAAGGTAATCATGGCGAAGATGTCAAGGAGTACTACTTCTATCTCGACAACACGCCCAGTCATGCCTATATGAAGTATCTCTACAAGTATCCACACACCGCTTTTCCCTACACCCAACTCGTGCAAGAGAACCAGCGGCGGGGTTATCACGAGCCAGAAGTTGAGTTAGCAGATACGGGCATCTTTGATGACGATCGCTATTTTGACATTTATATCGAGTATGCCAAAGCCACGGACGAAGACATTCTGATTCAGATTACCGCCATCAATCACGGTGCGGAACAGAGTACGCTCCATTTATTGCCAACACTCTGGTTTCGGAATACTTGGTCGTGGGATCTTAACAGTCCCAAACCGCAGTTACAGCAGGGAGATAGTAAAGGAGCGAGTAGTGTCATCACAGCATCTCATCCTACTCTGGGCGATCGCTATCTCTATTGCCAGTCTACAGCACTACTATTTACCGAAAATGAGACTAATTCCGATCGATTATTCGGTACTCCCAACTCATCGCCCTATGTCAAAGATGGCATTCACGACTACATCATAAATGGTCGGACTGAAGCTGTAAATCCCCAACAAATCGGCACCAAAGCCGCCGCCGATTACGAACTGACGCTAGCTGCCCACCAATCGCAAACCATCCAGTTACGTCTGACAAATCGTGCCGATTTAGCCACACCCTTCGCCGAATTTGCAGATGTGTTCGCACTGCGTCAGCAAGAAGCGGATGAATTCTATCAGCGCATCACGCCCAATCAGATCTCAGATGATGCGCGAAATATTCAACGACAGGCATTTGCCGGACTGCTGTGGACGAAACAGTACTACCATTACGTGGTTGCAGATTGGCTCCAGGGCGATCCAACCCAACCGCCACCGCAGCGTCACAATCCTCGCAATTCGGACTGGATTCATTTGTTTAACGATGACATCATTTCGATGCCCGATAAGTGGGAATTTCCATGGTTTGCAGCTTGGGATCTGGCGTTTCACTGCATTCCTCTGGCAACGATCGATCCCGACTTTGCCAAACGACAATTGCAGCGGCTGACACGGGAATGGTATATGCACCCGAATGGGCAGATTCCCGCCTATGAATGGCATTTTGGCGATGTCAATCCGCCCGTTCATGCTTGGGCGACTTGGCGCGTCTATCAGATCGAGCAGGAACTCTACGGACGCAGCGATGCACAATTTCTAGAGCGCGTGTTTCAGAAGTTATTGCTCAACTTTACCTGGTGGGTAAACCAAAAAGACCACAACGGCAACAACATTTTTCAGGGTGGGTTTTTAGGATTAGATAATATCGGTATTTTCGACCGCAGTGCCGAGCTACCGACGGGTGGATATCTCGAGCAATCCGACGCTACTAGTTGGATGGGGATGTATTGTTTGAATATGTTAGAAATTGCCCTAGAACTGACAAAAACCAATCCCACTTATGAAGATATTGCCAGCAAGTTTTTCGAGCATTTTCTGTACATTTCCGATGCTATGAATCATGTCGGCGAGGAGAATGTGCCGTTGTGGGATGAAGAAGAGCGGTTTTTCTACGACGTGTTGCACTTACCTGACGATCGACATCACCATCTAAAAGTTCGATCGATGGTCGGATTAGTGCCGTTATTTGCCACCGGAATTTTAGAATCGTCTACTTTAGACAGATTACCTGATTTCAAGCGTCGCTTTGAGTGGTTCATCGACAATCGCCCCAACCTACAACGCAATCTGGCGGCTCTGTCAACATCAGGAGCGCGATCGAGGCGATTGCTGGCGATCGTCAATCCGATCGAGCGACTCAAACACGTCCTGCAAAGATTGCTGGATGAAACCGAGTTCCTCAGCCCTTATGGAGTGCGATCGCTCTCGAAAATTCATGCCAAACAGCCCTACACGTTCGCTGAAGGGGGACAAATACATACCATTGCCTATGAACCTGCCGAATCAACTACAGGCATGTTCGGGGGCAATTCCAACTGGCGGGGGCCAATTTGGTTGCCGATGAATTTTCTGATAATTGAATCGCTCCAGAAGTTTCACAGTTATCTGGGTGATGAATTCACAGTAGAATGTCCGACTGGCTCGGGACAGTGGCTGACATTAGCAGAGGTGGCAACCGAGCTATCGCACCGAATTATCGGTATTTTCGAGCAAAATGCCGCCGGGAATCGCCCAGTGCATGGGGGTAATCACCGATTTCATACCAACCCTCACTGTCAAAATTTATTGCTATTTTACGAATATTTCAATGGTGATAATGGTGCTGGTTTGGGCGCAAATCATCAAACGGGTTGGACGGGTTTAGTTGCAACTTTGATTCGCGATTGTAGCGAATCGGACATCACTCAGACTCAATATCTTCAATCGATCTCCTCAACTGTCGATCGATGCTGA
- a CDS encoding universal stress protein: MKAKLDAANLQVTTDLCQGTPTTEILEVAQMEEISAIAISTGTIGKFQEWIGASFAAELLRLSWSPVLFFPPPC; this comes from the coding sequence ATCAAAGCCAAGCTAGATGCGGCAAATTTACAAGTAACAACAGATTTATGCCAGGGAACTCCGACAACCGAGATTTTAGAGGTAGCTCAAATGGAGGAGATTAGCGCGATTGCCATTTCTACTGGCACGATCGGGAAATTTCAGGAGTGGATTGGGGCTAGTTTTGCAGCAGAATTACTGCGTCTGAGCTGGTCGCCAGTATTGTTTTTCCCTCCTCCCTGCTAG
- a CDS encoding response regulator transcription factor, with translation MRILLVEDDANQLEPLQAALCEAGHIVDGIEDGATAQWIISQRDYDLLILDWLLPQVSGLSLCQQYRQLGKTAPVLMLTAKDATCDKISGLDAGADDYLVKPTDVFELLARVRALGRRSPLWQGDTLHVKDLTLHLSMLTVEKGDRCLQLSTREFQFLEYLMRHPRQVLSRDQIEQALWVWGNEPESNAITTLVRRLRQRLEAVGAIDWLETIYGMGYSLNPDVRS, from the coding sequence ATGCGAATACTGCTGGTCGAAGATGATGCCAATCAACTAGAGCCATTGCAAGCGGCCCTCTGTGAGGCAGGGCATATTGTCGATGGGATCGAAGATGGGGCGACTGCTCAGTGGATTATATCGCAGCGAGATTATGACTTATTGATCCTGGATTGGTTGTTACCCCAAGTCAGCGGGTTAAGCTTGTGCCAACAGTACCGTCAGTTAGGGAAAACGGCTCCGGTATTGATGTTGACGGCAAAAGACGCAACTTGTGACAAGATAAGTGGTTTAGATGCGGGAGCCGATGACTACCTCGTCAAACCGACCGATGTATTTGAATTGCTGGCACGGGTGCGGGCACTAGGACGGCGATCGCCACTCTGGCAAGGGGATACGCTGCATGTTAAAGATCTCACGTTGCATCTATCGATGCTGACAGTAGAAAAAGGCGATCGCTGCCTCCAATTATCAACCCGCGAATTTCAATTTCTAGAGTATTTGATGCGCCATCCGCGCCAAGTGCTTTCCCGCGACCAAATCGAGCAAGCCTTGTGGGTGTGGGGCAACGAACCAGAGAGTAATGCAATTACTACTCTAGTCCGGCGGCTGCGGCAGCGATTGGAGGCAGTCGGAGCTATCGATTGGCTAGAAACTATCTATGGCATGGGATATAGCTTGAATCCAGATGTTCGATCGTAG